Proteins from one Terriglobus tenax genomic window:
- a CDS encoding nucleotide sugar dehydrogenase, with the protein MNTVTLSTHAHQAERQLDKLQVKTAKVGVIGLGYVGLPLSLLLSEAGFTVQGFDIDARKVDQLEQGKSYIFRIPSTEIEMAREQGFRATCDFSKISDQDAVILCVPTPLTEHRDPDLSFIQKTAESLAPWLRRGQLVVLESTTYPGTTEEVLIPILNKGCPEGLQAFEEGMDPDGDVFYVAFSPEREDPGNNTVARRDIPKVIGGHGAIAGKLAGALYGNIFGRTVAVSSTQAAEMTKLLENIYRCVNIALVNELKMLSIRMGIDIWEVINAAATKPFGFQPFYPGPGLGGHCIPIDPFYLSWKAREWNFHTRFIELAGEINEGMPRYVVQSISEALNAHRKSMNGSKILVLGLAYKKDIDDLRESPSLEIIEMLQEEKATVDYNDPYFATVGRGRHYDLGMTCTPLERVSEYDCVVIATDHSDYDYEAIVRDAQLVVDTRNATSGILSSKIVRC; encoded by the coding sequence ATGAACACAGTAACTCTTTCCACCCACGCCCATCAGGCGGAGCGTCAACTCGACAAGCTCCAAGTGAAGACCGCGAAGGTCGGTGTCATTGGCCTTGGATATGTCGGTCTGCCTCTGTCTCTTCTTCTGTCAGAAGCTGGCTTCACAGTGCAGGGCTTCGACATCGATGCCCGCAAGGTGGACCAGCTTGAGCAGGGGAAGAGTTACATTTTCCGAATCCCTTCCACTGAAATCGAGATGGCCCGCGAACAGGGCTTCCGCGCGACATGCGACTTCTCAAAGATCAGTGACCAGGACGCAGTCATCCTGTGCGTGCCAACTCCGCTGACGGAGCATCGCGACCCGGACCTGTCCTTCATTCAGAAGACGGCTGAATCTCTCGCACCCTGGCTTCGCCGTGGTCAGCTGGTTGTGCTTGAGAGCACAACCTATCCGGGAACAACCGAAGAGGTCCTTATCCCCATCCTTAACAAAGGCTGCCCAGAGGGATTGCAGGCCTTTGAAGAAGGCATGGACCCGGACGGCGACGTTTTCTACGTCGCGTTTTCTCCGGAGCGCGAAGATCCCGGTAACAATACCGTGGCGCGCCGCGACATTCCGAAGGTGATCGGCGGACACGGTGCCATTGCCGGCAAGCTTGCCGGCGCGTTGTACGGCAACATCTTTGGCCGCACCGTGGCCGTTTCCTCGACGCAGGCGGCAGAGATGACCAAGCTGCTTGAAAACATTTACCGCTGCGTCAACATCGCGCTGGTAAACGAACTCAAGATGCTTTCTATCCGGATGGGAATCGACATCTGGGAGGTCATCAATGCCGCCGCGACCAAGCCATTCGGTTTCCAGCCGTTCTATCCCGGCCCCGGACTGGGTGGCCATTGCATCCCGATCGATCCGTTTTACCTGAGCTGGAAGGCTCGCGAGTGGAACTTCCACACGCGCTTTATTGAGCTGGCCGGCGAGATTAATGAGGGCATGCCGCGTTACGTGGTGCAGTCCATCTCTGAAGCGCTGAACGCGCACCGAAAGTCGATGAACGGTTCGAAGATCCTGGTCCTCGGCCTCGCCTACAAAAAGGATATCGATGACCTGCGCGAGTCTCCCTCGCTTGAAATTATCGAAATGTTGCAGGAAGAGAAGGCGACCGTGGACTACAACGATCCGTACTTCGCCACGGTTGGCCGGGGCCGCCACTATGACCTGGGCATGACCTGCACTCCGCTGGAGCGTGTGTCGGAGTATGACTGCGTCGTAATCGCGACGGATCACTCCGACTACGACTACGAAGCGATTGTTCGCGATGCCCAACTGGTCGTGGATACGCGCAACGCAACAAGCGGCATCCTCTCCTCCAAGATCGTCCGCTGCTAA
- a CDS encoding glycosyltransferase, with protein MKVSQRKEERMAVPRHTPTRPRVAVVIPVCNEQEALQVLRIRLAELQRGLQDRYSPFYLFVDDGSTDRTAALLPRTVPEGAPYKIIAHGENRGIGAAFQSGFQAAASADVVCTLDADCSYRAEHLVQMVHLIAESKADVVVASPYHPHGAVEGVPSWRLALSRNCSLLYRLVSPVKLYTYTSMFRAYRGSFIRRAQFRSSGFVSTVEILMSASHLGYRIHEVPMTLHRRVAGCSKMRVLRTIREHLRLLSDCLFAKNNGYPSFCHLLGAQPEKEESNNIERFMKFVGSR; from the coding sequence ATGAAGGTCAGCCAGAGAAAGGAAGAACGAATGGCGGTTCCACGGCACACTCCCACCCGTCCTCGCGTTGCTGTAGTGATTCCCGTTTGCAACGAGCAGGAGGCATTGCAGGTTCTCAGGATCAGGCTGGCCGAACTACAGCGCGGTCTTCAGGATCGCTACAGCCCTTTCTATCTTTTTGTCGATGACGGAAGTACGGACCGTACCGCGGCTTTGCTGCCGCGGACGGTACCGGAGGGTGCACCCTACAAGATTATTGCTCACGGAGAAAACCGGGGCATCGGAGCTGCTTTCCAGTCAGGCTTCCAGGCGGCTGCTAGCGCTGACGTCGTCTGTACCCTGGATGCGGACTGCAGCTATCGCGCAGAACACCTCGTGCAGATGGTCCATCTGATTGCCGAAAGTAAGGCAGATGTCGTTGTTGCATCGCCGTACCATCCGCATGGAGCAGTGGAAGGCGTGCCGTCATGGCGGCTTGCTCTCAGCCGCAACTGCTCCCTGCTTTATCGCCTGGTGTCACCGGTCAAGCTTTATACCTACACCAGCATGTTCCGGGCATATCGAGGGTCTTTTATCCGCCGTGCGCAGTTTCGCAGCAGCGGATTTGTTTCGACGGTCGAGATCCTGATGAGCGCATCGCATCTCGGTTACCGGATCCACGAGGTTCCGATGACGCTGCACCGCCGTGTTGCAGGCTGCAGCAAGATGCGCGTCCTCCGTACGATCCGTGAGCACCTGCGGCTGCTGAGCGACTGCCTCTTTGCCAAGAACAATGGGTACCCCTCTTTTTGTCACCTCCTTGGAGCCCAGCCAGAAAAAGAAGAAAGCAACAACATCGAGAGGTTCATGAAATTTGTTGGAAGTCGTTAG
- a CDS encoding N-acetyltransferase, whose amino-acid sequence MSSEFIASENALLLEQERNRRYPNVHFGRNVVVGQHVNIGEGTVIGNHVVLHDNASIGKDVRIDDGVIIGKKPMKSKASAMTGTKDHGPAFLGNGCLVGSNSIIYTGAVIEDGVLIADFASVREETRIGELTIIGRGVAIENQVSIGRCCKIETGAYITAKSTIGDQCFVAPEVTFTNDNFVGRTQERFKHFGGVTMQKGARVAANSTVLPGILIGEDALVAAGSIVTRDVPARMVVMGSPARVIRPVDLEQLLPYDGEKNSGESQ is encoded by the coding sequence ATGAGCTCGGAATTTATTGCGTCAGAGAACGCTCTTCTGCTGGAGCAGGAGAGAAACCGACGTTACCCCAATGTACATTTTGGCCGGAATGTTGTGGTCGGCCAACATGTCAACATTGGCGAAGGTACGGTGATCGGCAACCATGTTGTGCTGCACGACAACGCGTCCATTGGGAAAGATGTACGCATTGATGATGGTGTGATTATCGGCAAGAAACCCATGAAGTCGAAAGCCAGTGCTATGACCGGGACGAAAGATCACGGTCCTGCGTTTCTCGGCAACGGGTGCCTGGTCGGCAGCAACTCCATCATCTACACAGGAGCGGTTATTGAAGACGGAGTACTGATCGCCGACTTTGCCAGTGTCCGCGAGGAGACCAGAATTGGCGAGCTTACGATCATCGGCCGGGGAGTGGCCATTGAGAACCAGGTAAGCATCGGCCGGTGTTGCAAGATCGAAACCGGCGCCTACATCACGGCGAAGTCCACCATCGGCGATCAGTGCTTCGTCGCTCCTGAAGTGACCTTTACCAATGACAACTTTGTTGGCCGCACCCAGGAACGCTTCAAGCACTTTGGTGGCGTGACGATGCAGAAAGGTGCACGGGTCGCTGCAAACTCCACTGTGTTACCAGGAATCCTCATCGGCGAAGACGCTCTTGTTGCCGCCGGTTCCATCGTGACGCGCGACGTTCCCGCGCGCATGGTTGTGATGGGTTCGCCGGCACGTGTCATTCGTCCAGTCGATCTGGAACAGCTGTTGCCATATGACGGCGAGAAAAACTCAGGAGAGTCGCAGTGA